A genomic stretch from Candidatus Nitrososphaera gargensis Ga9.2 includes:
- a CDS encoding class I SAM-dependent DNA methyltransferase — translation MKTTNGNSGDLGFEQKLWLAADKLRSNMDAAEYKHVVLGLIFLKYISDAFNEVYEEVKKDKTSDPEDIDEYLARRAFWVPKEARWDYLQKNAKKPEIGKLIDEAMDLIERDNRSLKGVLLKNYSRPGLNKQRLGELIDLIGTIGLGDKENRSKDVLGRVYEYFLGQFADAEGKKGGQFYTPRSIVKLLVEMLEPFKGRIFDPCCGSGGMFVQSEKFIEAHGGRIGDISIYGQESNQTTWRLCKMNLAIRGIDATKIEWGDSFRDDQFKDLRADFILANPPFNDSDWGGEHLQEDARWKFGVPPKNNANFAWVQHFIHHLSPAGVAGFVLANGSMSSNTSGEGEIRKNIIEADLVDCMVALPSQLFYNTMIPACLWFLSRNKGNHKFRARNGQILFIDARMMGVMIDRRHRELTDEDIKKISDTYHAWRGELKDKKYEDIPGFCKSATLEEVRKQQWILTPGRYVGAEEEEEDDEEFEEKMNRLTSELAKQMEEGRRLDEEIKKNLASIGYRI, via the coding sequence ATGAAGACAACAAATGGAAATAGCGGCGACTTAGGCTTTGAGCAGAAACTCTGGCTTGCTGCTGACAAGCTCAGGAGCAACATGGATGCTGCCGAATACAAGCATGTCGTCCTTGGATTGATATTTCTAAAGTATATCTCAGACGCCTTTAACGAGGTCTATGAAGAGGTAAAGAAGGACAAGACGTCTGACCCTGAAGACATTGACGAATACTTGGCTAGGCGAGCGTTCTGGGTTCCAAAGGAAGCTAGATGGGATTACCTGCAAAAGAATGCCAAGAAACCAGAAATCGGCAAGCTGATTGATGAAGCGATGGACCTTATCGAAAGGGACAACAGGTCACTCAAAGGCGTCCTTCTAAAGAATTACTCAAGGCCTGGGCTGAACAAGCAGAGGCTGGGCGAGCTTATAGACCTCATTGGCACGATAGGCCTTGGCGATAAAGAGAATAGAAGCAAGGATGTCCTTGGCAGAGTCTATGAATACTTTCTTGGCCAATTCGCAGACGCAGAAGGCAAGAAGGGCGGCCAGTTCTATACACCAAGAAGCATAGTCAAACTTTTGGTGGAGATGCTGGAGCCATTCAAGGGAAGGATTTTCGACCCATGCTGCGGCTCTGGAGGAATGTTTGTGCAAAGCGAGAAGTTCATTGAAGCACATGGCGGCAGGATAGGCGACATTTCTATCTACGGTCAGGAAAGTAACCAGACTACATGGCGGCTGTGCAAGATGAACCTGGCAATAAGGGGAATTGATGCAACCAAAATAGAGTGGGGCGATTCTTTCCGCGACGACCAGTTCAAGGATCTACGAGCAGACTTTATCTTGGCAAACCCTCCTTTCAATGACAGCGACTGGGGAGGAGAGCACCTGCAGGAAGATGCAAGGTGGAAGTTTGGCGTGCCTCCGAAAAATAATGCGAACTTTGCATGGGTGCAGCATTTCATACATCACCTTTCTCCGGCAGGTGTTGCTGGCTTTGTTCTGGCCAACGGTTCGATGTCTTCAAATACCTCTGGCGAGGGAGAAATCCGCAAGAACATCATAGAAGCTGACCTAGTTGACTGCATGGTTGCTCTGCCGTCGCAATTGTTCTACAACACAATGATTCCTGCTTGTCTTTGGTTTCTGTCGCGCAATAAAGGGAACCACAAATTCAGAGCCAGAAATGGACAGATACTTTTCATTGACGCCCGCATGATGGGCGTGATGATCGACAGGAGGCACAGGGAGCTGACCGACGAGGATATCAAGAAGATTTCAGACACTTATCACGCATGGAGGGGTGAGCTGAAGGACAAAAAGTATGAAGACATTCCCGGCTTTTGCAAGTCCGCCACTCTTGAAGAAGTAAGAAAGCAACAGTGGATTTTGACTCCTGGCAGGTATGTGGGCGCGGAAGAAGAGGAGGAAGACGATGAAGAGTTTGAAGAAAAGATGAACCGGCTGACGTCTGAGCTGGCAAAGCAGATGGAAGAAGGCAGGAGGCTTGACGAGGAGATAAAGAAGAATCTGGCAAGCATAGGGTATAGAATATGA
- a CDS encoding restriction endonuclease subunit S, which produces MMKEKTKTKFKETEIGKIPEEWEVASVSDLADIYIGGTPKTEVGEYWNGEIKWASAKDVSNCRSRYICNTERTITNTGIENSNAKIFPKDTLVITSRGTVGKLALLGEPMSFNQTCYGLVAKKQTIPLFLYYKLKDSVDKIQSASYGTIFDTITTKTFNELKLGIPPLHEQHSIVRILSDLDSKIELNQQMNKTLEEMGRAIFKHWFIDFEFPNEEGKPYKSSGGEMINSDIGTIPKGWRISSIGHEIEVGGGSTPSTSESSYWDGGDINWATPKDMSSLTSPILVDTQRKITTKGLDAIGSRKYPRGTLLMSSRAPIGYLAISDIATAVNQGIIAMVCTQSLSSYFMLNWCKFNMEKIENRANGTTFREISKSNFRTMGILVPPKSLLSRFDGYARMIYSHMSTNIRHSYTLQNIRDSLLPKLMSGKIRVPVEAQ; this is translated from the coding sequence ATGATGAAGGAAAAGACAAAAACGAAATTCAAAGAAACAGAGATAGGAAAGATTCCCGAAGAATGGGAAGTTGCAAGTGTAAGTGATCTAGCAGACATATACATCGGGGGTACTCCAAAAACGGAAGTTGGAGAGTATTGGAATGGAGAAATAAAATGGGCATCTGCAAAGGATGTTTCAAATTGTAGATCAAGATATATTTGCAATACTGAAAGAACGATTACAAATACAGGCATCGAAAATAGTAATGCAAAGATATTTCCTAAAGATACTTTGGTGATAACATCAAGAGGAACAGTTGGAAAACTAGCCTTATTGGGTGAACCAATGTCATTCAATCAAACTTGTTATGGTCTAGTCGCAAAGAAACAAACTATTCCTTTATTTTTGTATTACAAACTCAAGGATTCCGTTGATAAAATACAATCAGCGTCATATGGTACCATTTTTGATACAATTACAACAAAAACATTCAATGAATTGAAATTGGGGATTCCGCCGCTTCATGAGCAGCACTCTATTGTTAGAATTCTATCCGATCTTGACTCCAAAATCGAGCTGAACCAGCAGATGAACAAAACCCTTGAAGAAATGGGCAGAGCGATCTTCAAGCACTGGTTCATCGACTTTGAATTTCCAAACGAGGAAGGCAAGCCGTATAAATCGTCTGGAGGGGAAATGATCAACTCCGATATAGGAACCATACCTAAAGGATGGAGGATATCATCAATAGGTCATGAAATTGAAGTTGGCGGAGGAAGCACTCCAAGTACGTCTGAATCCTCATACTGGGATGGAGGGGACATAAATTGGGCAACACCCAAGGATATGTCCTCGCTGACATCACCAATTTTAGTAGATACGCAAAGGAAGATAACCACTAAAGGGTTAGACGCTATTGGCTCACGAAAATATCCACGCGGAACCTTGCTCATGTCATCTCGTGCACCCATAGGCTATCTCGCAATTTCAGATATCGCCACTGCCGTGAATCAAGGAATCATTGCAATGGTTTGTACCCAGTCACTTTCAAGTTATTTCATGCTCAATTGGTGCAAATTCAATATGGAGAAGATTGAGAATAGAGCGAATGGAACTACTTTTAGAGAGATAAGTAAATCCAATTTTCGTACAATGGGAATCCTTGTTCCTCCAAAATCCCTTCTAAGTCGTTTCGATGGATATGCGAGAATGATTTATTCACACATGTCCACGAACATTCGTCATTCTTATACACTCCAGAATATACGGGATTCGCTACTCCCAAAACTAATGTCTGGAAAAATCCGAGTCCCTGTGGAGGCTCAATGA
- a CDS encoding type I restriction endonuclease subunit R yields the protein MPKAISEADVEENVLAILESMGYKIIRGDNEDCLPGGSSALRADYKDVVLVDRLTDSLRKINPSAPIDALDQAIKQVLRSESQKLIANNESFHKMLVDGIDIPVQTLEGETYKKIWLFDFEDPENNEFLAVNQFTVVENNIERRPDVILFVNGIPLLVIELKNLADENATIWTAYDQLQTYKEQLPSLFKYNEILVISDGIEARAGTLTSERERFAQWKTIDGGAPRKGLTEIEVLIRGMCNKQRFLDIVRNFIVFEKDKSVSKKLAAYHQYWAVNKALESTIKARKGNKKAGIVWHTQGSGKSLTMVFYTGKLVRELDNPTVVVLTDRNDLDDQLFGTFSRCQDIIRQEPQQANSRKELQDLLKVSSGGIVFTTIQKFLPEEDNREKYPVLSERDNIVVIADEAHRSQYGFAAKILNKDDKTLITYGYAKYLRDALPNASFIGFTGTPIEKADRSTPAVFGKYVDTYDIEQAVNDGATVRIYYESRLAKLELKPEERPKIDSEFEEVTEGEEVEGKEKLKSKWARVEKVAGAPMRIKRIAKDIVDHFEKRTSVLEGKGMIVCMSRRICVELYNEIVELRPEWKNSDDEKGAIKVVMTGSASDPKEWQEHIRNKIRRKRIGDNFKDPKHELRLIIVRDMFLTGYDAPSLHTMYLDKPMKGHTLMQAIARVNRVYPGKEGGLIVDYMGVGAELKKALMDYTASGGKGKPAFDQEKAVMMMVEKYEVVKDMFHGFNYRKFFELKPSERISFIPQAMEHILKEPGKKERYAREVTALLKAFSLAVPHDRAMKIKEEVGLFQAIKSAIAKTTETGKESQEEKFDSAIKQILSKAVISDRIIDIFEAAGIQKPELSILSDGFLAEVKDMPQKNLAFEALKKLLNDEIRFMSKRNLVQAKSFMEMLDKTIKKYTNRNVEAAQVIEELIELAKKVRAEKNRAKEQNMSEDELAFYDALEVNDSAVKILGDETLRKIAVELTQMIRNSVTIDWTQRESVQAAIRLNVKKILRKYGYPPDKEKKATETVLRQAELVAKNWVSG from the coding sequence ATGCCAAAAGCGATAAGCGAAGCAGACGTTGAGGAAAACGTCTTGGCCATTTTAGAAAGTATGGGCTACAAAATTATCAGAGGCGACAATGAAGATTGTCTTCCCGGTGGCTCGTCAGCACTAAGGGCTGATTACAAGGATGTTGTCCTTGTCGATAGGCTCACTGACTCCCTAAGGAAAATCAACCCATCGGCTCCAATTGATGCATTAGACCAAGCAATCAAGCAAGTCCTAAGAAGCGAAAGCCAAAAGCTGATAGCAAACAATGAGAGTTTTCACAAAATGCTAGTCGATGGAATAGATATTCCAGTGCAGACACTAGAGGGAGAAACCTACAAAAAGATATGGCTCTTTGATTTTGAGGATCCAGAGAACAACGAGTTTTTGGCAGTCAACCAGTTCACAGTCGTCGAAAACAATATCGAGCGTAGACCGGATGTCATACTCTTTGTCAACGGAATACCGTTGCTGGTTATTGAACTAAAGAACTTGGCTGACGAAAATGCCACTATATGGACAGCCTACGATCAACTTCAGACATACAAGGAACAACTTCCTTCGCTATTCAAGTATAATGAAATTCTAGTCATAAGCGACGGTATTGAAGCAAGGGCTGGAACTTTAACATCTGAACGCGAAAGATTCGCTCAATGGAAGACCATTGACGGCGGAGCGCCAAGAAAAGGATTGACTGAAATCGAAGTCCTTATCAGAGGCATGTGCAACAAGCAAAGGTTCCTAGACATAGTTAGAAACTTTATCGTCTTTGAAAAAGACAAGAGCGTTAGCAAAAAGCTGGCGGCATACCATCAGTACTGGGCTGTAAACAAGGCCTTAGAATCTACGATCAAGGCTAGGAAAGGGAATAAAAAAGCAGGCATTGTCTGGCATACCCAAGGCTCTGGAAAGTCGCTAACCATGGTCTTTTATACTGGCAAGCTGGTAAGGGAGCTTGACAATCCTACGGTTGTTGTTCTAACAGACAGAAATGACCTAGATGATCAGCTTTTTGGCACTTTTAGCAGATGCCAGGACATCATACGACAGGAGCCGCAGCAGGCCAACTCAAGAAAAGAGTTGCAAGACTTGCTCAAGGTTTCATCGGGCGGCATTGTCTTTACCACCATACAGAAATTCTTGCCAGAGGAAGACAACAGAGAGAAGTATCCCGTATTGTCAGAAAGAGATAACATTGTTGTTATTGCCGACGAAGCACACAGAAGCCAGTATGGCTTTGCTGCAAAAATACTGAACAAGGATGACAAGACTCTGATAACTTATGGCTATGCAAAATACCTCAGGGACGCCTTGCCCAATGCTTCGTTCATAGGCTTTACAGGAACACCTATAGAAAAGGCAGACAGATCGACTCCGGCTGTCTTTGGCAAGTATGTTGACACTTATGATATAGAACAGGCTGTAAATGATGGAGCCACTGTAAGAATATACTATGAAAGCAGACTTGCCAAACTAGAGCTCAAGCCTGAGGAAAGGCCGAAGATAGACAGCGAGTTTGAAGAAGTGACAGAAGGCGAAGAAGTCGAAGGCAAGGAAAAACTGAAGAGCAAATGGGCAAGGGTCGAAAAGGTAGCAGGCGCACCAATGAGGATAAAGAGGATTGCAAAGGACATTGTCGACCACTTTGAAAAGAGGACATCTGTGCTTGAAGGAAAAGGCATGATAGTCTGCATGTCTAGAAGAATTTGTGTTGAACTTTACAACGAGATAGTAGAGCTTCGGCCCGAATGGAAGAATAGCGATGATGAAAAGGGAGCAATCAAAGTGGTCATGACTGGCTCTGCTTCAGACCCAAAGGAATGGCAAGAGCACATTAGAAACAAAATCCGTCGAAAGAGGATTGGAGATAACTTCAAGGACCCAAAACATGAGCTGAGGCTAATCATTGTAAGGGACATGTTTCTGACCGGCTACGACGCGCCGTCGCTTCATACAATGTATCTTGACAAACCAATGAAAGGCCATACATTGATGCAGGCCATAGCAAGGGTTAACCGCGTCTATCCGGGAAAAGAGGGTGGACTAATTGTTGATTACATGGGGGTTGGAGCAGAATTAAAGAAAGCATTGATGGACTATACTGCCAGTGGTGGCAAGGGCAAGCCGGCCTTTGACCAAGAAAAGGCGGTAATGATGATGGTTGAAAAATACGAAGTTGTAAAAGACATGTTCCACGGCTTTAACTACAGAAAGTTCTTTGAGCTCAAACCAAGTGAAAGGATTTCCTTTATTCCTCAGGCAATGGAGCATATCCTCAAAGAGCCTGGCAAAAAGGAAAGATACGCCAGAGAAGTTACAGCGCTTCTAAAGGCATTCTCACTGGCAGTTCCACATGACAGGGCAATGAAGATAAAAGAAGAAGTAGGGTTGTTCCAGGCTATAAAATCCGCAATTGCAAAGACAACTGAAACCGGAAAGGAAAGCCAGGAGGAAAAATTTGACAGCGCAATAAAGCAGATTCTTTCAAAGGCTGTGATATCGGATAGAATCATAGATATTTTTGAAGCAGCAGGCATACAAAAGCCAGAGCTATCTATCCTGTCAGATGGTTTTCTTGCTGAAGTAAAAGATATGCCACAAAAGAACTTGGCTTTTGAAGCTCTCAAAAAGCTGCTTAATGACGAAATCAGGTTCATGTCCAAGAGAAACCTTGTGCAGGCAAAATCGTTCATGGAAATGCTGGACAAGACCATAAAGAAATACACCAACAGAAACGTTGAGGCAGCGCAGGTAATTGAAGAGTTGATCGAGTTGGCAAAGAAAGTCAGAGCAGAAAAGAACAGAGCCAAGGAGCAGAACATGAGCGAAGACGAGCTGGCATTCTATGATGCGCTCGAAGTAAACGATAGTGCAGTAAAGATTCTTGGGGATGAAACATTGAGAAAGATTGCTGTAGAGTTGACGCAGATGATACGCAACAGCGTAACAATTGACTGGACGCAGAGGGAGAGCGTGCAGGCTGCTATACGTCTGAACGTCAAAAAGATTTTGAGGAAATACGGCTATCCGCCGGACAAGGAAAAGAAGGCTACAGAAACAGTGTTGCGTCAGGCTGAATTAGTCGCCAAAAACTGGGTATCAGGCTGA